The genomic window CGCATCCACGCATGTTCCGCATTCCGTACATGTTTCCTTGTCAATCACGTACGTATTTTTTCCTTCTTTGATGGCGGAGGTGGGGCACTCGTCAGCGCAGGTCCCGCACATGGTGCAATCTGTTGTGATCTTGTAGGCCATAGCCTTCTCCTGAAAAAGTTTTAACCCTATATATCACGTTTCACCTGTCAAATCAAATATTTCCCGGCAAATCATTTCTTGAGCGCAAGAACGATTAAAACCACCGTCAGCACGACAATGCCCGCGATCAGGCCGATCAGGAG from Spirochaetota bacterium includes these protein-coding regions:
- a CDS encoding 4Fe-4S dicluster domain-containing protein, encoding MAYKITTDCTMCGTCADECPTSAIKEGKNTYVIDKETCTECGTCVDACPAEAIVEE